From Weissella confusa, a single genomic window includes:
- a CDS encoding alpha/beta hydrolase, whose product MKRWVSIIVGLVAIFAVAFALNHSLRLKRNPDKYVYSNTPTLFIHGYGGTLNSTKDLVRAAEKSGAAKKMLTARVTKDGHVKLSGHWDKNRFNPMVQVVFSDNRNTDYQTDAKWIKNVVVALQHKYDIKSFNAVAHSMGNLGLMTYEMTYGQDKSLPQLRKQVSIAGHFDGIVGIDKQVADNHLNGIGKPEKTVSYYDWLLARRDNYPKNQVDVLNIYGDLDDGTHSDGRVSTTSAKSLQYLLGDRPKSYQERLISGPEAQHSKLHENNQQVNRAMIDFLWGRTK is encoded by the coding sequence ATGAAAAGATGGGTCAGTATTATAGTGGGGTTGGTCGCAATTTTTGCGGTCGCTTTTGCTTTAAACCATTCGTTGAGGTTAAAACGTAATCCAGACAAGTATGTCTATTCGAACACACCAACCTTATTTATTCACGGGTATGGTGGCACATTAAATTCAACCAAAGACTTGGTCCGAGCAGCTGAAAAGTCTGGTGCGGCTAAGAAAATGCTAACGGCGCGGGTGACGAAAGATGGCCACGTGAAGTTGTCAGGTCATTGGGATAAGAACCGATTTAATCCCATGGTGCAAGTGGTTTTTTCAGATAATCGTAATACGGATTATCAAACGGATGCCAAGTGGATCAAGAATGTCGTGGTGGCGTTGCAACACAAGTATGACATTAAGTCGTTCAATGCCGTCGCACATTCGATGGGTAACCTGGGGTTAATGACGTATGAAATGACGTACGGTCAAGATAAGTCATTACCACAGTTACGCAAACAGGTTTCAATCGCTGGTCACTTCGATGGTATTGTTGGGATTGATAAGCAAGTTGCAGATAATCATTTAAATGGCATTGGCAAGCCTGAAAAGACGGTGTCGTACTATGACTGGTTGTTAGCGCGACGCGATAATTATCCAAAGAACCAAGTTGATGTGTTGAACATTTATGGTGATTTGGATGATGGGACGCACTCGGACGGACGAGTATCAACGACGTCAGCTAAGTCGCTGCAATACTTGCTCGGTGATCGCCCAAAGTCATATCAAGAACGCTTGATTAGCGGTCCTGAAGCACAACACAGTAAATTGCACGAGAATAACCAGCAAGTGAACCGTGCCATGATTGATTTCTTGTGGGGTCGCACGAAGTAA
- a CDS encoding BMP family protein → MNRKVVLGIGAVVLVGAGIGAYMHSGSVEAKNEHTSVALITDAAGIDDKSFQQSAWQGLTKWAKANDVKEGKGGYTYFQAKTSADFETNINQAVSNGYENIYGIGFPKTPSINAAAKKYPKNNFMIIDDVAKTRKNVVSVTFHSEQSSYLAGVAAAETTKTNKLGFVGGMKSAVVDTFEAGFIAGAKSVNPDIQVDVQYVGDFADAGKAKTIAASMYQNGTDIIYQAAGGAGTGVFTEAKDLNEKQTKADKVWVIGVDIDQSADGDYKATDGASNFTLTSATKGVGTVVTDVTKMADENKFPGGKHLVYGLDDKGVAVTRGNMSDKAWSAVEAAKKQILSGDVKVPVK, encoded by the coding sequence ATGAATCGTAAAGTTGTTTTGGGAATTGGTGCTGTTGTGTTGGTTGGTGCAGGAATTGGGGCTTACATGCACTCTGGCTCAGTTGAAGCTAAGAATGAACACACGTCTGTTGCGTTGATCACGGATGCAGCCGGTATCGATGATAAGTCATTCCAACAATCAGCTTGGCAAGGATTGACGAAGTGGGCAAAGGCGAATGATGTTAAGGAAGGTAAGGGTGGTTACACATACTTCCAAGCCAAGACGTCAGCTGACTTTGAGACAAACATCAACCAAGCTGTTTCAAATGGTTATGAGAACATCTACGGCATTGGCTTCCCAAAGACGCCATCAATTAATGCGGCGGCTAAGAAGTACCCAAAGAACAACTTTATGATTATTGATGATGTTGCAAAGACGCGTAAGAACGTTGTCTCAGTAACGTTCCACTCAGAACAATCATCATACCTAGCCGGTGTTGCGGCAGCTGAAACGACAAAGACGAACAAGCTTGGTTTTGTTGGTGGGATGAAGTCAGCGGTTGTTGATACGTTTGAAGCTGGTTTTATTGCCGGTGCTAAGTCAGTTAACCCTGATATTCAAGTTGATGTGCAATATGTTGGTGATTTCGCTGACGCTGGTAAGGCCAAGACGATTGCGGCTTCAATGTACCAAAACGGTACGGACATCATTTACCAAGCTGCCGGTGGCGCTGGTACAGGTGTCTTTACTGAGGCGAAGGACTTGAATGAAAAGCAAACGAAGGCCGATAAGGTTTGGGTCATCGGGGTTGATATTGATCAATCAGCTGATGGTGATTACAAGGCAACTGACGGCGCATCAAACTTCACGTTGACGTCAGCAACGAAGGGTGTCGGCACGGTTGTGACTGACGTGACGAAGATGGCAGATGAAAACAAGTTCCCAGGTGGCAAGCATTTGGTTTACGGCTTGGATGATAAGGGTGTTGCGGTGACACGCGGTAACATGTCAGATAAGGCATGGTCTGCAGTCGAAGCAGCCAAGAAGCAAATTCTTTCTGGTGACGTGAAGGTGCCAGTGAAGTAA
- the msrB gene encoding peptide-methionine (R)-S-oxide reductase MsrB, whose product MTKYDKEALRQRLTPEEYAVTQEAATEAPFTGKYDAWFDDGIYVDVVSGEPLFSSTDKYDAGCGWPSFTKPIEKKAVKCHLDTSHGMFRTEVTSTDANSHLGHVFTDGPIQEGGLRYCINSAAMRFVPVDELDQQGYGDYKSLFE is encoded by the coding sequence ATGACAAAATATGATAAAGAAGCATTACGTCAACGGCTCACACCTGAAGAATACGCCGTCACACAAGAGGCTGCTACCGAAGCACCGTTCACTGGTAAGTACGATGCGTGGTTCGATGACGGTATCTATGTTGATGTTGTGAGTGGCGAACCTTTGTTCAGTTCAACTGACAAATACGACGCCGGCTGTGGTTGGCCATCATTCACTAAGCCAATCGAGAAAAAAGCAGTTAAGTGCCACCTCGACACCTCACATGGCATGTTCCGAACTGAGGTGACATCAACAGACGCTAACTCTCACTTAGGTCACGTGTTTACTGATGGGCCTATTCAAGAAGGCGGATTACGTTACTGCATTAACTCAGCAGCGATGCGCTTTGTGCCAGTTGATGAGCTAGATCAACAAGGTTACGGCGATTACAAATCATTATTCGAATAA